GGTAAGTGGTCATTTACAAAACATTGATGAAATTAAGAAAATGCCTTTACTGGTAGGTGATAAAACCATTCAGCTCGGAGATGTCGCTGATGTCTACCGTGGTTTTAGTCAACCTGCTCAGCCACGTATGCGCTTCATGGGTGAAAATGGCATTGGTATTGCTTTATCGATGCGTAAGGGCGGTGACATTATTGCCTTAGGTAAAAATCTCGACACAGAATTTGCCCAACTGCAAAAAACTTTGCCTTTAGGCATGAAGCTTCAAAAAGTTTCTGACCAACCTGTAGCAGTACAACGCAGTATTCATGAGTTTATAAAGGTACTCGCTGAAGCAGTTATTATTGTCTTGTTAGTGAGTTTTTTCTCTTTAGGATTCCGCACGGGATTGGTGGTCGCTTTTTCTATTCCTTTAGTTTTAGCAATGACCTTTGCAGGTATGAGTCTGTTCGATGTTGGCCTACATAAGATTTCACTGGGTGCCTTGATTCTGGCGCTAGGTTTGTTAGTCGATGATGCCATTATTGCCGTCGAGATGATGGCAATTAAGATGGAGCAGGGTTATAGCCGGATTAAAGCCGCCGGATTTGCGTGGAAAACAACAGCGTTTCCAATGCTCACCGGAACACTGATTACTGCGGCTGGTTTCCTACCGATCGCTACGGCTCAGTCTGGTACAGGTGAATACACACGTTCTATCTTTCAGGTGGTGACGATTGCCTTATTAGTCTCTTGGATCGCGGCAGTTTTATTCGTACCTTATTTAGGTGAAAAACTATTACCTGATTTTACCAAAACAGGCCATCAGGCACCTTGGTATGTCCGTTTATGGGCGAGATTAACTAAAAAACCGCAACCGCAAACTGTAGTCATTTCACAGGACCATCACTACGATCCTTACCAATCTAGCTTCTATTTACGTTTTAGAAAGATGGTCGAGTTTTGTGTGACTTACCGTAAAACCGTAATTGCGACGACGGTGGGTATTTTTGTGCTATCTGTGCTGATGTTTAAGATCGTTCCTCAGCAGTTTTTCCCACCTTCGAACCGTGCCGAGATTTTAGTCGATTTAAAACTTGAAGAAGGTGCTTCTTTAACAGCGACAGAACAAGCTGTGAAAAAGGTTGAAAAATTTCTGTCTAAACAAAAAGGTATTGATAACTATGTGGCGTATGTCGGTACAGGTTCACCACGTTTTTATTTACCGTTAGATCAGCAATTACCGCAAGCCAGCTTTGCGCAGTTTGTTGTACTCGCATCATCACTAGATGATCGTGATGAAATTCGACGCTCGTTAGACACACAAATTAAGCAATTACTTCCACAAGTTCGTACTCGCGTGTCATTACTAGAAAATGGCCCACCTGTTGGCTATCCATTGCAATATCGTGTGTCGGGCGAAGATCAAAATCTGGTCCGCCAAGAAGCACAGAAGGTTGCTAAACTAGTTAGCGAAAACCCGAATACTACCAATGTGCATTTAGATTGGGGTGAGCCGAGTAAGATTATTTCAATTCAAATTGACCAAGATCGTGCTCGACAAATGGGTGTCTCTAGTGTCGATTTAGCGAACTTCATTAATGCATCAATTACAGGTAGTGCGATTGAGCAATATCGTGAAAAGCGTGAACTCATCGAAATCCGTTTACGCGGCGATCAGAGCGAGCGAGTTGAAGTAGCTTCACTGGCAAGTTTGGCTGTACCAACGACCAATGGAACTACTGTGCCTTTGGCTCAAATCGCTAAAATTGAGTATAAGTTTGAAGATGGTTTAATTTGGCATCGTAACCGCTTACCAACCATTACTGTTCGCGCAGATATCCGGACTCAATTACAACCCGCTACAGTGGTTGGCGAGTTAGCTGAATCAATGGATAAGTTACGTGCTGAATTACCAAGTGGTTATCTTGTTGAAGTCGGTGGAACCGTAGAAGAATCTGCACGTGGGCAGAACTCCGTTAATGCGGGTATGCCACTGTTTTTAGCTGTAGTAATGACATTACTAATGATTCAACTCAAAAGCTTATCTCGCGCGACTATTGTGTTGTTAACAGCTCCGCTTGGTTTAATTGGTGTGGTTTTATTCTTACTCCTATTTAACAAACCATTCGGCTTTGTGGCGATGTTGGGCACAATTGCACTCTCTGGCATGATCATGCGTAACTCGCTTATTTTAATTGATCAAATTGAACAAGACAGGCAAGCAGGGCATCCAACATGGGAAGCGATTATTGAGGCGACAGTGCGTCGATTCCGTCCGATTATTTTGACTGCTTTAGCCGCAGTTTTGGCCATGATTCCACTTTCTCGAAGTATTTTCTTTGGTCCGATGGCAGTTGCAATCATGGGTGGATTGATTGTTGCCACCTTACTGACATTATTTTTCTTACCTGCGCTCTACGCAGCGTGGTTTAAGGTGAAAAAAACCGCATAAAATACATAAATTTTTTGTGAATAAAGGTGCGAAATATTGAAAACTCCAATATAGTAGCACCTGTCTTTACACAAAAAATACAGGATTATTTCACTGCATAAAAAATAGGCTAAGTGCAGTGAATTGAGGTGAAATACAGATGGGGCAAGACCATATCGAACAGCATCGCCGTTATATTGTAATTTCTTATGCGTTCATGTTTCTTGCATTGTTTACAGTTATTTTTGCAGCCTTTGCTTATTTGGTTGCTCGCAAAGTAGCAGTTGTAGATAATGCGGAAGTTTGGATTCATGCACATGCATTATGGATTATGCGAAACGGGATTCTATTTCTTTGTATGGCAATTTTTGCTGCGGTCTGGTTTATTCCGCTGTTCTTTTTTGCATGGGACAGTAACCTTTGGGTAACCGCCTCTACGGTTGCTGGTGTGGTATTTAGCGCTATTGCGTGGTTATTTCTATTAAATGCATGGTTAAAAGGCTTGTCTAAATATTTAAAAAATAAGGCAGTTTTTTAATATATCTATTTTTTAAACATTTTCCCCTTGTAAATTCGGCTAAAGCCCCCCATTTAGTCGGCAATAGAGTATTGATAAAATTCCGTGAGGAGCACCGCCAAAAATGGCTAAACGTGATTATTATGAGGTTTTAGGCGTTTCAAAAACCGCAAGTGATGATGAGATCAAAAAAGCCTACCGTAAATTGGCGATGAAATATCATCCTGATAGAAACCCTGACAATGCCGAAGCTGAAGATAAATTTAAAGAAGCTGCTGAAGCTTATGAAGTTTTATCGGACAGCGAAAAGCGTAGCATGTACGATCGCATGGGTCATAATGCGTTTGAAGGCGGCTTTGGTGGCGGCGGTGGTGGTGGCTTCGGCGGATTTAGTGCAGAAGACATTTTCAGCCAGTTCGGTGATATCTTCGGTGGTGCATTCGGTGGTGGTGGACGTCAACAGCGTCAACGTCGCGGATCAGATTTACGTTATGTAATGGAACTTACCCTTGAAGAAGCTGTAAAAGGGGTGAAAAAAACCATTACTTTTACTGCTCCAGCACCATGTGATGTGTGTGATGGTAAAGGCTCTAAAAATCCAAAAGATGTTGAAACCTGTAAAACTTGTCATGGTTCAGGACAAGTACGTATGCAGCAAGGTTTCTTCTCTGTACAACAAACATGTGGTACTTGTCGTGGCCAAGGTAAAATTATTAAAAACCCTTGTCAGGCATGTCATGGTTCAGGTGTAGCCGATCGTCAGCAAACGTTGGAAGTTACAATTCCAGCGGGTGTAGATAATGGTGACCGCGTGCGTTTGAGTGGCAAAGGCGAAGCAATTCGTGATGGCCAATCAGGTGATTTATACGTTGAAGTCGTTGTTCGCGAACACGAAATTTTCCAACGCGATGGTGCCGATCTTTATATGGACGTACCAGTGAGCATTGCTGATGCTGCACTTGGTAAAGAAATTGAAATTCCAACTTTGGAAGGTCGTGTTAGCCTGAAAATTCCTGAGGGAACTCAAACAGGTAAATTATTCCGTTTACGTGGCAAAGGCGTTCGTCCAGTTCGTAGCAGCATGGTAGGTGATTTACTCTGCCGTATTGTGATAGAAACACCAGTCAACTTAAATTCTCGCCAACGTGAATTACTTAAAGAGCTGCAAGCTTCTTTCGATGGCGAAGACAGTGCTTCTTCACCAAAGAAAAAATCATTCTTTGATCGTTTGTTCGATTAATACTTGATTAGATAAGAAATTAAAAAGAAGGCGGATATTCATAAAATATCCGCCTTTTTATTGCGCTGATTCATCTTATTATTTTTATTCTGCTTAAAACAAAACTACCACTGCTTACTCTGTAGGGTGAGCAACATCAATATCATCTACACTTACAGTCGGTTCGCTAGAAGCAAGAGTAGGAGCACTTTCGATCACTGGTGCAGTTACTGTTTCTGCTTGTACGGCTACTTTAGGTGCTTCTGGTGTTGTTTCGCCCATAATCGGGTCAATATCTTCAACTTTAACGTCAATATTGGCATCGGTTGCTACGCTCGTTTGAGCTGTAGGAGTTGCTGTTTGAGTACTTACGTTAGTTGTAATACGTGCTTTAGATAAGCTTTCTAATGTGTCTCCTGGCTGGATTGCAGGCTCTGCAAATGCCATTGAACTCATAATCCCCATCATCACTGTAAAGCCAATAATTCTCGAATGCATGCTGAACTCCTTATAGTCATCTTTTTTTCATTCGTGGCTGAGTAGTGTGCCGATCAATTCTTTAACTTTTGTGAAAACAGATTAAATTTCAGTTCATCTCAAAAAATAATTTTTACTTTTTATTGTGAGCAAAGAGTTTTGATATAGTAGACAAATTACGTAAAACAGAAGATTGGAAAGGATTATGTCAGCAGCTCCACGCATTGGTGTTTTAGGTGCAGGCGGTCGTATGGGCCGTACGCTTATTCAAGCAGTTCAACAAGCAGGCTATCAGTTGGGAGCAGCCGTTGTACGTGCAGAAAGTACTTTAATTGGTGCAGATGCAGGTGAGCTTGCTGGTATTGGTTCACTGGGTGTGAAGGTTTCAGGAAACTTGGCAGATGTTTTGAAAGACTGTGATGTAATCATTGACTTTACAACTCCTGTAGCAACATCTGAGCATTTAAAACTATGTCGTGAAGCAGGTGTATCAATTGTAATTGGTACAACAGGTATGTCAGATGAGCAAAAAGCTGAATTAGATGAAGTTGCTACTCATACACCTGTCGTTTACGCTGCAAACTATTCGGTAGGTGTAAATGTATCGATCAAGTTACTTGAGCTTGCAGCAAAAGTATTTGGCGATACAGTAGATATTGAAGTGATTGAAGCTCATCACCGTCATAAAGTAGATGCGCCGTCAGGTACAGCGTTAATGATGGGTGAAGCGATTGCAGATACTTTAGGCCGTAACCTAAAAGAAGTTGCTGTTTATGGACGTGAAGGGCATACGGGTCCACGTGACCGTCAAACGATTGGTTTTGAAACCATTCGTGGTGGAGATATCGTTGGTGAACACACTGTGATGTTCATTGGTGAAGGTGAGCGCGTTGAGGTGACTCACAAAGCAACGAATCGTATGAACTTTGCTGCTGGTGCAGTGCGAGCTGCTGCATGGGTTGTGGGCCGTGAAGCGCGTAAATATGACATGAAAGATGTTTTAGGATTGAACGACGTACAGGTTTAAAACCCTGTACGTATTCCATGTGTAGCGAGAAAAACAAGATAGAGCAGAACATGAATAAAAAACAAATTGCCTTGACCACTCTTCTTTGCTTAAGCAGCCTCTGGACGGGGGCTGCTTCTACGGAAAAAGCTAAACTCAGCTTAGACCGTAATAATATTAAAGTCTGGACCTATCAAAAGACTGATAATCCAGTCTTTCAATATAAGGCTGAAACGACTTTTGATGTGCCAATTGAACGCGCTGTTGCGGTGATTTTAGATGTAAATCGTGCTGATCAGTGGGTGCCTTATATGGGCAAGGTTCAGATGTTGTCTCAAGATGAAAAAAAGGGTGAATTCACACTCTATATGCTGTTAGATTTTCCTTTTCCTCTAAAAGATCGCGATGTGGTTGTAAAAGGAAAAATGAGTAAAGCGGCCAATGGTCTGATTACCATTAAGAATACGGCGATTAATAGTAATTATCCGATACAACCTGATGTCGTGCGCTTAACACGCTATGAAGGGGATTGGACATTCCAGAAATTAGCGAATAACAAAGTTAAAGTAACCACAAGTGGTTATGCTGACCCAGCTGGTGCGATTCCGCTGAGCTTCGTAAATATGTTTGTTCAACAACAGCCTTACCAGATGTTGCTGAAAATGAAGCGGGAAGTAACTAGTCCGATTTATGAACAACCGAAACTACCAGATATTTTAAAATAAATAACTTAAAAAAAAGCGCCTGATCTCAGGCGCTTTTTTTATTAATCTGAACACTGTTGTAACGCTTGGGCAGAGCTGCTTTCTCGTTTGATCTGGAATAACACCAATAACAAACCTAACCCTGCTAACAATGCACCAGCAAATGATACTGCGCTATAACCCCAACCTAAATCGAGTACTAATGCGCCTGCTGCTGCTCCAACTGCGTTACCTAAATTAAAGGCACCGATATTTACTGAAGAAGCAAGACCAGGTGCTTCGTGAGCGACTGACATTACACGCATTTGTAATGGTGGAACTAAAGCAAAAGTTGCAGCACCCCAGATGACTAATGCAATGGCTGCTCCAATATGGCTTTGTGCAAGGATTGGGAAAGTCACCATCATCACAATTAACAGAACCAAGAAACCAATCAGAGTTTTGTTAATAGACAAATCTGCAAAGCGACCGCCTAAATGGTTACCAATTGAGAAACCGACACCAATCAACATCAGCATAAACGTAATGAAGGTCGGTGAAGCATGTGTAAACTCAGTCAAACTTGGCGCAATATAGGTATAGAGCGTAAACATTGCACCCGCACCAAGTACAGTGGTGAGTAGGGCAAGTATTACAGGAGTGCGCGTTAACACTTTCAATTCAGCTTTCACATTGGGTTTTTGGGCAACCATACCTTGTGGTAATGCTTTCCATAAAGCGAGTATAGTAATCACGCCAAGCAAGGAAATTGCAAGGAAAGACATACGCCAGCCAATGTTTTGTCCAACCCATGTTGCCAACGGTACACCACCGATATTTGCAATCGTTAAGCCCATAAACATGGTTGCTACAGCACTGGCCTGTTTATGTGCGGGCACAATGCTTGCTGCTACAACTGAACCGATCCCGAAGAAAGCACCATGGTTAAGGCTTGTGATGAGACGTGCACCTAATAAGCTCATATAGCTTGGTGAAAACGCCGCTATCAGGTTACCTACCGTAAAGATCGCCATGAGAAAGATAAGCGCATTACGTCGTGCAAAACCACCAAACCACAGTGTCATGAAAGGCGCACCTAGCATTACACCAAGTGCATAGCCCGTAATTAACATTCCGGCCGTTGGAATTGAAATCCCTAAATCATTAGCGATATTCGGTAACAATCCCATTGGTGAGAATTCCGTGGTGCCAATGGCAAAGGCACCAATTGCCAATGCCAATAACGAGAACGCCGTATTTGATTGAGTGTTCATGAGTTTAGTCCCAAACTGGTGCCCATGGCTCTGGGCTAACTTCACGACTGTTACGATCAAGTTCGGCAATCATTTGCATTTCAGCTGAAGTTAACTCGATATCCTGTGCTTTTAAGTTGCTAATCAGGTTTTCACGTTTAGTCGAAGATGGAATGACTGCAAAACCACGTTGTAATGCCCATGCAAGTGCAATTTGTGCTGTCGTTGCTTTATGAGCTGCTGCAATTTCAGTTAAAACTGGGTCTTGAAGCACTTTACCGTATGCAAGCGTCATATATGAAGTGACATCAATATTCTTCTCTTGTAAGAAATTTACAAGTTTATGGTTTTGAAGATAAGGGCTTAACTCAATCTGGTTAGTTGCAATATTTTCAGCGCCAATGGTGTCAATTGCTTGCTGAGTAAGCTCAATATTGAAGTTTGAGATACCAATTTGTTTGGTAAGACCCTGTTGTTTCGCTTCAAGTAAAAGCTGCATAACTTCAGGAATCGAAACACCTAGATCCGGCGCTGGCCAATGAATCAAAGTTAAATCGACATGGTCTGTACGAAGCTTTTCTAAGCTTTCTTTTAAGCTTGGAATAAATTTATCTTGAGCAAAATTATCTACCCAGATTTTTGTGGTTAGAAATAAGTCCTGACGTGATACACCGCTTTCGGCAATGGCTTGACCAATCGCTGCTTCATTGCCATAAATTTGAGCTGTATCAATTACACGGTAACCTACGTCTAAAGCAGTTTTCACAGAATCAATGACGGCTTGTTCTTGAAGACGGAAAGTACCTAGACCAAAACGTGGAATATTCATATGTTCACCTAAATTTGAGTAATCATTTAACATGAGATGCATTTTGCTTTTTTTATTGTTGCGAAAAAATACATGAATAAGCAAAATATCTTTGATCATTAGTCAATAATGGAATAAGACATGAAATCAACTATTGAAGAACTTGTCGCGTTTATCGCAATCGTTGATACGGGTTCTTTTGTTGCGGCAGCAGAGCATTTAAAACAAACACCTTCGGGAGTTAGTCGATCTTTAACACGCTTGGAAGCAAAGTTAGATGTGACTTTGTTAGAGCGAACGACTCGTAAGTTGAAACTAACACAAGAGGGGCAACAGTTTCTTGTGAAGGCTCGTAAAATTTTAAATGAGCTGAATGCTGCCGAAGAAGAGTTACAAAAGTCTGATCAAGATACTTCGGGTCTTATACGAATCGATTCGGCAACACCTTTTGTTTTACACGTGATTGCGCCATTAATGCATAAGTTTCGTGAGTACTATCCAAATATTGAAATTGAATTAAATAGTAATGATCAGGTGATTGATCTATTGCAGCATAAAACCGATGTGGCATTTCGGTTTGGGGAGCTTAATGATTCGAGTCTGCATGCCAAACTGGTGTGTAAAAGTCGTTTATTTATTGTTGCGAGCCCAGAATATCTAGCGATTAAAGGCACACCAACACAGCCTGAACAACTCGAACAGCATGATCTGATTGGTTTTACCAGACCTGCCTATATTAATAGCTGGCCGATTAAAATCGGCGATGAATATTTTTTTGCACAAGCAAATATTAAAGCTTCTAGTGGTGAGACGGTACGCCAACTCACGATTAGAGGCCATGGTATTGCACGACTATCTGAATTTGAAATTTGGAAAGATATTCAAGAAGGACGCTTGATTGCATTATTCGAAGATCAAATTGAGCATCAATATCAAAGCATCCATGCTGTGTATTATCAACAAGAGCATCTACCAAAGCGAATCCGTTTGTTTATTGAATTTTTGGCAGAGCAATTACAAGATGGTTTTAAAACCTGTCTCTAAAAGTAGCATAACTGTCAGTTGGAAAATGAACTTCTAAAATTGGAGTCATTTGTCCTTCTGATAAATGTTGGGTCAGAAAATAGCTTTTTTGCTGTTGGCGGCAACTAAAATATAATTTGGAATAAGTCGAGTTCACCATTACAACTTCATTTGAGTTATTACGCTTATATTGATAATGAGAAATTGTACTGGCCTCATCATCAGTGCGTTGCTCCATTTTATAGTCTTGTTGATTGGTCATTTTTAAATAACCTTCAATGAGACTTTGGCAAACGGTATGTCTGTACTGCTCATTTTGCGATTGTGGTTGGCAACCTGCTAAAACAATAGAAAATAACAATATAGCTTTTAATTTCATGATCTTGCTGCTCTTTGAGTTGATTTATATAGCGTAAAGGTGTTCTATAAACCAGTACAGATACAGAAATTTTTAAAAAAGCAGCACAGAATGACTTTTCAATATCAGGTTCTTGCCAATCACTTAGCCCATCGAATTTATCAAGATGAGCTCAAGCCTCATCAAAAGCTGATTTCTTTACGAGATTTTGCTCGTCAGCACAGTATTAGCTTAAGCACGGCAAAAAGTTGCTATGAATTACTTGAGGCGATGGGGCTGATTTATGTAAAGCCGAAATCGGGTTACTTTGTGGTTGCTCGTACCCAATCTAGCCCTATTCCTGATAGCCCAGATTTTTTGTCTTTGCCTCGGCAAGTCTCAAATCTAGAGTTGCATAACCAAATTCAAGAAGCAGCCTTACAAAGCCATCTCGTACCATTGGGTTCGATTCAGTTGACGCCGCATTTTATTCCAGTGGAAGGTTTACGTCGTTCTATTCAACGGGCGTTAAAAAATTGCCAGCCACAAGACTTTCTCTATTGTAATAAACAAGGACATGAGCAATTAAGAAAAGCGCTTTCTGATCATTGGCGCGAAGATGGAATCTTCATTGCGACGGAAGATATTTTTATTACCAATGGTTGCATCCCTGCTTTGTCGTTAGTCATTCAGCATCTAACAGAAGTAGGCGATAGTATTTTGATTCCAACGCCTACTTTCAATGGGCAACTACAGCTTTTAGCCAGTTTAAAACGACAGATTATTGAAATTCCAGCACATCATCGTGGTATTGATCTTGAACGTTTAGAATCATTGATGCAGCAGGGTTTGGCGAAGGTTTGCCTGATGACAGCCAATTATCAAAATCCTTTAGGATATTGTTTAAGTAATGCGGAAAAACAAAAGATTGCTGAATTAGCTGCAAAGTATCAGTGCTTTATTATTGAAGACGATATTTTTGGTGAATGTGGTTACAGCAATGAACGTCCTCTACCGATTCGCTATTGGGATCGTGAAGGCTATGTGATTTGGTGTGGGTCAGTTTCTAAGTCACTGTCGAGTGCGTATCGGGTAGGGTGGTTTTGTTTAAGCTCAAAGTTACAGCATTTAAGGCTTGAGCTACTGGCAAGTAATATTGGCGTAAATACACCGCTACAATTAGGCCTAGCTGATTTTATTTATAGCCGAGGTTATCGAGAGCATTTAGAGCAGCTACGACCAAATCTGATGCGACAAGTCGAGCAATATCGCAGTTGTATTTTAAGAGCCTTTGAGGGCCTTCCCATTGCGTTAAGTCAGCCAGAAGGCGGCTATGCACTCTGGATACAGTTACCAAAGGAAGTAGATACCTTAGCGTTGTATTACACTGCGAAAGCTCAAGGAATTACCGTGGTACCAGGTCATGTTTTTGGTGAGGATGAGCGATATCGACATTTCATTCGTTTAAATGCGGGGCATGAATTAACAGCAGATGTCCGCCAAGCAATTAGTGACTTGGCGGAATGGTCACGACAACAGATGAAAACTGTGAGTTAGTTTTATTCTGCGAAGTCTGCTTTAAGCACAATGCGGTAGCGTGCCTGACCTGAGTGTAAACGTTCAATTGCTTCATTGAGTTCTGATATTGGAAATAGCTCAATTTGAGGCGCAATTTTTTTGCGTGCAGCAAACTTTAAAAGCTGACGCAGGGCAGCAGGTGAACCTGTCGGTGAGCCTGTTACTGACTTGGCACCATCAATGAGAGAACCGACAGAAACAGGAACAGGTTCCAGAGTCAGCCCTAAGAAATGCAAAGAACCGTTTGGTGCTAATGTAGAA
This region of Acinetobacter sp. XS-4 genomic DNA includes:
- a CDS encoding efflux RND transporter permease subunit, whose amino-acid sequence is MKFNLSEWALKNKGIVLYFMLLLGIIGAISYSKLSQSEDPPFTFKVMVVQTYWPGATAKEVSTLVTDRIEKELMTTGQYDKIMAYSRPGESLVTFVAKDSLTSDKIPDVWYNVRKKVNDIRHELPNGVQGPFFNDEFGDTYGNIYVLTGKDFDYALLKEYADRLQLQLQRVKDVSKVELIGLQDQKIWIEISNTKAVQLGIPVTAIQDALQKQNSMASAGFFETGTDRIQIRVSGHLQNIDEIKKMPLLVGDKTIQLGDVADVYRGFSQPAQPRMRFMGENGIGIALSMRKGGDIIALGKNLDTEFAQLQKTLPLGMKLQKVSDQPVAVQRSIHEFIKVLAEAVIIVLLVSFFSLGFRTGLVVAFSIPLVLAMTFAGMSLFDVGLHKISLGALILALGLLVDDAIIAVEMMAIKMEQGYSRIKAAGFAWKTTAFPMLTGTLITAAGFLPIATAQSGTGEYTRSIFQVVTIALLVSWIAAVLFVPYLGEKLLPDFTKTGHQAPWYVRLWARLTKKPQPQTVVISQDHHYDPYQSSFYLRFRKMVEFCVTYRKTVIATTVGIFVLSVLMFKIVPQQFFPPSNRAEILVDLKLEEGASLTATEQAVKKVEKFLSKQKGIDNYVAYVGTGSPRFYLPLDQQLPQASFAQFVVLASSLDDRDEIRRSLDTQIKQLLPQVRTRVSLLENGPPVGYPLQYRVSGEDQNLVRQEAQKVAKLVSENPNTTNVHLDWGEPSKIISIQIDQDRARQMGVSSVDLANFINASITGSAIEQYREKRELIEIRLRGDQSERVEVASLASLAVPTTNGTTVPLAQIAKIEYKFEDGLIWHRNRLPTITVRADIRTQLQPATVVGELAESMDKLRAELPSGYLVEVGGTVEESARGQNSVNAGMPLFLAVVMTLLMIQLKSLSRATIVLLTAPLGLIGVVLFLLLFNKPFGFVAMLGTIALSGMIMRNSLILIDQIEQDRQAGHPTWEAIIEATVRRFRPIILTALAAVLAMIPLSRSIFFGPMAVAIMGGLIVATLLTLFFLPALYAAWFKVKKTA
- the dnaJ gene encoding molecular chaperone DnaJ, with the translated sequence MAKRDYYEVLGVSKTASDDEIKKAYRKLAMKYHPDRNPDNAEAEDKFKEAAEAYEVLSDSEKRSMYDRMGHNAFEGGFGGGGGGGFGGFSAEDIFSQFGDIFGGAFGGGGRQQRQRRGSDLRYVMELTLEEAVKGVKKTITFTAPAPCDVCDGKGSKNPKDVETCKTCHGSGQVRMQQGFFSVQQTCGTCRGQGKIIKNPCQACHGSGVADRQQTLEVTIPAGVDNGDRVRLSGKGEAIRDGQSGDLYVEVVVREHEIFQRDGADLYMDVPVSIADAALGKEIEIPTLEGRVSLKIPEGTQTGKLFRLRGKGVRPVRSSMVGDLLCRIVIETPVNLNSRQRELLKELQASFDGEDSASSPKKKSFFDRLFD
- the dapB gene encoding 4-hydroxy-tetrahydrodipicolinate reductase; amino-acid sequence: MSAAPRIGVLGAGGRMGRTLIQAVQQAGYQLGAAVVRAESTLIGADAGELAGIGSLGVKVSGNLADVLKDCDVIIDFTTPVATSEHLKLCREAGVSIVIGTTGMSDEQKAELDEVATHTPVVYAANYSVGVNVSIKLLELAAKVFGDTVDIEVIEAHHRHKVDAPSGTALMMGEAIADTLGRNLKEVAVYGREGHTGPRDRQTIGFETIRGGDIVGEHTVMFIGEGERVEVTHKATNRMNFAAGAVRAAAWVVGREARKYDMKDVLGLNDVQV
- a CDS encoding START domain-containing protein; the encoded protein is MNKKQIALTTLLCLSSLWTGAASTEKAKLSLDRNNIKVWTYQKTDNPVFQYKAETTFDVPIERAVAVILDVNRADQWVPYMGKVQMLSQDEKKGEFTLYMLLDFPFPLKDRDVVVKGKMSKAANGLITIKNTAINSNYPIQPDVVRLTRYEGDWTFQKLANNKVKVTTSGYADPAGAIPLSFVNMFVQQQPYQMLLKMKREVTSPIYEQPKLPDILK
- a CDS encoding MFS transporter — translated: MNTQSNTAFSLLALAIGAFAIGTTEFSPMGLLPNIANDLGISIPTAGMLITGYALGVMLGAPFMTLWFGGFARRNALIFLMAIFTVGNLIAAFSPSYMSLLGARLITSLNHGAFFGIGSVVAASIVPAHKQASAVATMFMGLTIANIGGVPLATWVGQNIGWRMSFLAISLLGVITILALWKALPQGMVAQKPNVKAELKVLTRTPVILALLTTVLGAGAMFTLYTYIAPSLTEFTHASPTFITFMLMLIGVGFSIGNHLGGRFADLSINKTLIGFLVLLIVMMVTFPILAQSHIGAAIALVIWGAATFALVPPLQMRVMSVAHEAPGLASSVNIGAFNLGNAVGAAAGALVLDLGWGYSAVSFAGALLAGLGLLLVLFQIKRESSSAQALQQCSD
- the dkgB gene encoding 2,5-didehydrogluconate reductase DkgB; translation: MNIPRFGLGTFRLQEQAVIDSVKTALDVGYRVIDTAQIYGNEAAIGQAIAESGVSRQDLFLTTKIWVDNFAQDKFIPSLKESLEKLRTDHVDLTLIHWPAPDLGVSIPEVMQLLLEAKQQGLTKQIGISNFNIELTQQAIDTIGAENIATNQIELSPYLQNHKLVNFLQEKNIDVTSYMTLAYGKVLQDPVLTEIAAAHKATTAQIALAWALQRGFAVIPSSTKRENLISNLKAQDIELTSAEMQMIAELDRNSREVSPEPWAPVWD
- a CDS encoding LysR family transcriptional regulator, producing the protein MKSTIEELVAFIAIVDTGSFVAAAEHLKQTPSGVSRSLTRLEAKLDVTLLERTTRKLKLTQEGQQFLVKARKILNELNAAEEELQKSDQDTSGLIRIDSATPFVLHVIAPLMHKFREYYPNIEIELNSNDQVIDLLQHKTDVAFRFGELNDSSLHAKLVCKSRLFIVASPEYLAIKGTPTQPEQLEQHDLIGFTRPAYINSWPIKIGDEYFFAQANIKASSGETVRQLTIRGHGIARLSEFEIWKDIQEGRLIALFEDQIEHQYQSIHAVYYQQEHLPKRIRLFIEFLAEQLQDGFKTCL
- a CDS encoding PLP-dependent aminotransferase family protein is translated as MTFQYQVLANHLAHRIYQDELKPHQKLISLRDFARQHSISLSTAKSCYELLEAMGLIYVKPKSGYFVVARTQSSPIPDSPDFLSLPRQVSNLELHNQIQEAALQSHLVPLGSIQLTPHFIPVEGLRRSIQRALKNCQPQDFLYCNKQGHEQLRKALSDHWREDGIFIATEDIFITNGCIPALSLVIQHLTEVGDSILIPTPTFNGQLQLLASLKRQIIEIPAHHRGIDLERLESLMQQGLAKVCLMTANYQNPLGYCLSNAEKQKIAELAAKYQCFIIEDDIFGECGYSNERPLPIRYWDREGYVIWCGSVSKSLSSAYRVGWFCLSSKLQHLRLELLASNIGVNTPLQLGLADFIYSRGYREHLEQLRPNLMRQVEQYRSCILRAFEGLPIALSQPEGGYALWIQLPKEVDTLALYYTAKAQGITVVPGHVFGEDERYRHFIRLNAGHELTADVRQAISDLAEWSRQQMKTVS